In the Prochlorococcus sp. MIT 1307 genome, one interval contains:
- the hisS gene encoding histidine--tRNA ligase, whose product MNQLQSLRGMVDILPMQIQHWQAVELVAREQFHRAGFKEIRTPLLEVTELFSRSIGEATDVVGKEMYTFSDRGNRSCTLRPEGTASVVRAVVEHGLLSKGLQRFWYGGPMFRYERPQAGRQRQFHQIGVECLGIDSPRCDVEVIAMAWDLLHSLGLNDLVLELNSLGTPEDRKKYRVQLLDWLHDRRDQLDVDSQKRLQTNPLRILDSKDPKTCSLLKDAPLLEDSLCNESSIRFESLKHTLEVLGIPFALNPRLVRGLDYYCHTAFEITSRHLGAQATVCGGGRYDGLVEQLGGPASSGIGWAIGMERLVLLLDDSFKAASSPDVYFVNKGEEAEIKALDIARRLRAAGLAVELDSSRASFGKQFRRADRCGAKWAIILGDDEMSNGEVRLKKLHSTNDPSIVKELVTSSSDLDGLLAFLRS is encoded by the coding sequence GTGAATCAGCTTCAGAGTCTAAGGGGTATGGTTGATATCCTTCCAATGCAGATACAGCATTGGCAAGCAGTTGAATTGGTTGCTCGCGAGCAGTTCCATAGGGCTGGCTTTAAGGAGATCCGAACACCTCTTTTAGAAGTTACGGAACTCTTCTCTAGAAGTATTGGTGAGGCTACTGATGTAGTTGGTAAGGAAATGTATACCTTTTCTGATCGAGGAAATAGATCCTGCACATTAAGGCCAGAAGGTACGGCCTCAGTGGTAAGGGCAGTTGTAGAACATGGCCTCTTATCTAAAGGCCTGCAAAGATTCTGGTATGGCGGACCAATGTTCCGTTATGAAAGACCACAGGCTGGTCGTCAGCGTCAATTCCATCAAATTGGAGTGGAATGCTTAGGAATTGATTCACCAAGGTGTGATGTTGAAGTGATTGCAATGGCATGGGATCTATTGCATTCGTTAGGGTTGAATGATCTAGTCCTAGAGCTCAACTCTCTTGGTACACCTGAGGATCGTAAAAAATATCGTGTTCAATTATTGGATTGGCTACACGATCGACGTGATCAGCTTGACGTTGATTCTCAAAAACGGTTGCAAACTAATCCACTGCGGATACTGGACAGTAAAGATCCAAAAACTTGCTCACTTTTGAAAGATGCACCTTTGTTGGAAGACTCTTTGTGCAATGAAAGCTCTATTCGCTTTGAGTCTTTAAAGCATACCCTTGAGGTACTTGGAATTCCCTTTGCGCTGAACCCTCGTTTAGTTCGCGGTCTTGATTACTACTGTCACACGGCTTTTGAAATTACCAGCAGGCATCTAGGCGCCCAAGCTACTGTTTGTGGTGGTGGGCGTTATGACGGTTTGGTTGAGCAACTTGGCGGGCCTGCAAGTTCTGGTATTGGTTGGGCTATTGGTATGGAGCGCTTAGTTTTACTGCTGGATGATAGTTTTAAGGCAGCTTCTTCTCCTGATGTTTACTTTGTAAACAAAGGAGAAGAAGCTGAAATCAAGGCATTGGACATTGCTCGAAGACTAAGAGCGGCTGGCTTGGCCGTAGAATTAGATAGTTCTAGAGCATCTTTTGGAAAGCAATTTAGAAGAGCAGATCGGTGTGGTGCTAAATGGGCAATTATTTTGGGTGATGATGAGATGAGTAATGGAGAGGTGCGGCTTAAAAAACTTCACTCCACTAATGATCCTTCTATTGTCAAAGAGTTAGTCACTTCTTCTTCTGATCTGGATGGGCTATTGGCTTTTTTACGTAGTTAA
- the galE gene encoding UDP-glucose 4-epimerase GalE, producing the protein MARLLITGGAGFIGTHSCIVLIEQGYDLVIIDSFVNSSPISLQRVKEITKLTKKESIERLQVIHGDIRNQKTLEKVFSDAIREGRRIDAVIHFAGLKSVNESLQNPISYWQVNVNGTSCLLSTMHEYNCRNLIFSSSATLYGQPKSIPIPETATIQPINPYGNTKAAVEKMLSDISKMDAEWHIACLRYFNPIGAHPSGLIGEDPKETPNNLFPIISQVASGSRKVLRIYGNDWPTIDGTCIRDYIHVMDLARGHSAALNSLLKKEHKHLTLNLGTGEGYSVLEVVNSFEKATGKSIPYEIIGRRKGDTAISVADPSKALKTLKWKTSKSLFESCKDSWNWQSSNPNGFRS; encoded by the coding sequence ATGGCAAGACTCCTTATTACAGGAGGAGCAGGCTTTATAGGAACCCACTCCTGCATAGTTTTAATTGAACAGGGATATGACCTTGTAATCATTGACTCATTTGTAAATAGTTCCCCTATCTCACTTCAACGTGTTAAAGAGATTACCAAGCTAACAAAAAAAGAGTCAATTGAAAGACTTCAAGTAATTCATGGAGACATCCGTAACCAAAAAACCTTAGAGAAGGTTTTTTCTGATGCAATTAGAGAAGGCAGAAGAATTGACGCTGTAATCCACTTTGCAGGACTCAAATCAGTTAATGAATCTCTCCAGAACCCTATTAGTTATTGGCAAGTAAACGTCAACGGAACATCTTGCCTTCTTTCAACGATGCATGAATATAACTGCAGAAATCTAATTTTTAGTAGTAGTGCAACTCTTTACGGCCAGCCAAAGTCAATACCAATTCCAGAAACTGCAACTATTCAGCCAATTAATCCCTATGGCAACACCAAAGCAGCAGTTGAAAAAATGCTCTCAGATATATCCAAGATGGATGCCGAGTGGCACATTGCATGCCTACGTTATTTCAATCCTATAGGGGCACATCCAAGCGGGCTAATTGGAGAAGATCCAAAAGAAACGCCCAACAACCTCTTCCCAATTATCAGCCAAGTAGCTAGTGGGAGCCGAAAAGTTTTAAGAATATATGGGAATGATTGGCCCACAATTGATGGAACATGCATTCGTGACTATATACATGTTATGGACCTCGCCAGGGGACATAGCGCAGCTCTTAATTCTCTACTAAAAAAAGAGCACAAGCATCTCACTTTAAATCTTGGAACTGGAGAAGGCTATTCTGTGCTTGAGGTAGTCAATTCATTTGAAAAGGCTACAGGAAAAAGCATCCCCTACGAGATAATAGGGCGTCGAAAAGGAGACACTGCAATTTCAGTTGCGGATCCTTCAAAAGCTCTAAAAACTTTGAAATGGAAAACCTCTAAATCTCTATTTGAAAGTTGCAAAGATAGTTGGAATTGGCAATCTTCAAATCCAAATGGCTTTCGGTCTTAA